ACCCAGCCCCCAAAAGGCCAAGATATTGAAATTGAGTTTCCGATGTTTCTCGAAGAAACATTGGTCGATACTCTTAAGCCAGTCGAGTTTACCTTACAACAACGAGAACCTAGCGGTCGTATCGTTGAGCAACCTAAATCGTTAAAAGTTAAAATTCCTGCTGGCGTTGTTAATGGCGAACGTATTCGCTTGAAAGGACAGGGCGGTCCGGGACCGACCAAGGCCGACAATGGCGATCTCTATTTACAAATTCGGTTTGTGCCTCATCCCATGTTTGATGTTGATGGCCGAGATTTGAGCATTGTTGTGCCAATAGCACCATGGGAAGCAGTGCTGGGTACCAAGCTTAAACTGCCCACGTTAACCGGTCATATTCAGCTCACTATCCCTGCTAATAGTCAGTCAGGACAGCGATTACGTATAAAAGGAAAAGGCTTACTCAGTAAAAAAGTACATGGGGACTTATTTGCTGTACTCAAAATAGTCGTCCCGACATCACCAGACAAAACAAGCACACAATTGTGGACTGAATTAGCAGAGAAAAATAAATTTGACCCACGTGCCAGTTGGAGTAAATAACGATGCTGCAGATTAATATAAGCGAACAAGATTGTTGGTTGAGTAGTGATGAACTGTGTGAGTGCAGTGATATCAGCTCAGCCTTACTACTTGAACTTGTGGATCACAGTATTGCGATTCCATTGCAGGGCGAGGTGATAGAAACATGGCAATTTAGTGTCGAGAATTTACATCAAGTTAAAAAAGCTACGCGCATTCAACGTGATCTGGCACTCGACTGGGGTGGCATTGGTTTAATTTTACAATTACTCGATGAAAGAGACCGATTAGATCATGAAGTCCATATGCTAAAACAGCAACTAAGTCGGTTTAAAATATAATGACATATCGCTGACTATTGGATGTTAAGGCTAGTTACACTTCTCATTGGCAGTTGCGATTAAGCGGCAGCCTGATTATGTAAGTACCGCGATTTAGGACAGTCATTTAATTAATGCTACCTAACTATCGTTATTTAAGCTGTTTATAAAGGTTTATTAACGTTCTTTGCCGCTAAAAAACCAATACAGCTAAAATACAGTTAAAGCCGAATAATGACTGTTGATTGTGGCCTAATGACATCACTTGTGCTCATTTAAGTACAATGCCTCTGACCATAAATGGGCTGTAGGCAATGCTTCTTCTACCGATTGTGCCGCATATAGGCATCGTTTAATAAAGGAACACAAATTCAGATAATCAAATCGATGACATCAATATAATAATGGATAATTACAGCGTTTGAAGTTGGTTTTTTGCAATGGTATTAATGAACAAGCTCAATGGTAAACAGACACAGATAGACGAGAAAGATACCAACAATAACGAATCTAAACCAGCGCGTAGCGGTGCTAAAAATATCCAATAGCGACATCGGAGTTACAATTAAAAACGCCGTATTATCTAGTGCTTTCTCACGAATAATTGCCGCTGATACAAACATAAACATCGTCATAGTTAGGATCACCGCAAGTAAGCTAGGCACATGGCGAATATCGCTATTATCAGCATCACCAAATATCATTATTTGCGGTTATAGAATTTTCACTATCATGTTAAATGTGATCCGATCCCGACTCTATGATCATCCTGTTTTTGTAATCATTCTAAATGGCTATAGGCGAAGGTTGTAATTTGTTGTCATCGCTTACAACCCGCGATGACAGGGGTAACACTCATAAATAACCCATCAAACAGAGGGCGCGTGATGTGACTTGCTTGGCGAGGAGCATCAACGTAATTAATGTGACAAGAGAAACAGAAAAACTCATGTAATACTTCTTAACAAAAGTATAAGCCAACAATAACGTTAGTGAGTCAAAGTGGTAGTGTCGTCGTAGGATAAATATTCATAATCTAGCCATGAAAAGATAAGTCATCACTGCATAAAACACTTGATTCATGTGAATTAAAAAACAGCAAATTAATTCAGTTTCTGAAGCCTATAAATTTACTAGCTAGCCAATTAACGATAAGCCTAAATGATTAACCACATAGTGCTTAGTTAACGAGGATGATGTAGACAACTAAATCAATAAATTACCCATAATAAATATAAGGGTAATCTGGGTTTTATTTTTACAATTAAATTCAATGATTTATGTCTATTTTTGAAAACACTAACATTGACATGATTAGCGTTTAGGGACTACTGTATAAAATATATCGCGAAAGTGTGTGGTAAATATTTAACAGCGCAAAATTTATTCACGTGCTTTTTATGTAGCGTTAGTACAAAAAAGCAGAACGGCGTAAAAGAGCGTCATGGAAAATATTATGGAAAAAATAGTAATAAAAAATCTCTATAAGGTTTTTGGTTCTGAACCTCGCAAGGGGGTAAAATTACTTGAACAAGGGAAAAGTAAAGAAGAAATTTACGAACAGACAGGACTAACTGTTGCAGTTCAAGGTGCAAGCTTTACTGTGAACAAAGGTGAAATTTTTGTCGTGATGGGTCTGTCCGGCTCAGGAAAATCAACTCTAGTAAGAATGCTAAACAGGCTTATTGAACCAACGTCTGGAGAGGTGTTAGTTGATGGTCAAAATATCCTCAAAATGAATAAGGATGAGCTGGTAAAGTTTCGCAGAAGTAAAACCAGTATGGTCTTTCAGTCTTTCGCTCTTATGCCTCACCAAACAGTGTTAGAAAATGCTGCATTTGGACTCGAGCTTGATGGTATGGATAAGAAACAACGTGAAGAGCGAGCTCTAGATGCTTTAAAACAAGTCGGACTCGAAGGCTTGGAGAATGCATATCCCAAAGAGTTAAGTGGTGGTATGCAGCAGCGAGTGGGATTGGCGCGAGGCTTAGCGGTTGATCCTGATATCTTGCTCATGGATGAGGCATTTTCGGCGCTTGATCCTCTTATTAAGACAGAGATGCAAGATGAACTGCTTAAACTGCAAGATCGTCATGAGCGCACCATCATTTTTATCTCCCATGATTTAGACGAAGCATTACGTATTGGTGACCGAATTGCCATTATGCAGGGCGGCCGAGTTATCCAAGTCGGGACGCCAGAAGAGATTTTGCAAAATCCCGCTGACGATTATGTACGCGCTTTTTTCCGCGGTGTTGATCCAACCGGTGTTATCTCCGCAGGGGACATTGCCCGCGATAGCCAGCCAACGGTCGTTTGGCATACTAAAGCAGGTAGCCCACGAGCCACATTAGAAATGTTAAGTATTAAAGATCGCGAATTTGCCTATGTATTAGATTCAGAACACCGGTTTTTAGGTGTTGTCTCTTCAGATTCCCTGCGCGACGCTATTGACCAAGGAAATGGTACCAGCAAACTTGAGCATGCCTTTCTTGCAGAAGCTAAATCTGTTCAGGAAACCGATAGTCTTCAAGACATTTTATCTTTGGTAGCATCTCATTCTTGGCCTATTCCAGTTGTAAACTCAGAAAATAGATATCGCGGAGTTGTTTCTAAAAATCTGTTTCTTCGTACCTTAAACCGTGCAGAGAAGGGGACTTATTTTGAGCAGTCAGCATCTTAGAATACTAGCTTCAGGAGTGTTATATCATGTTCAGTTTTAATGAAAGAGTTATTCCCTTAGATGCATGGATCACAAGCCTTGTTGACTGGTTGGTAGAAGGGTATCGATGGTTTTTCCAGATGATAAAATGGCCCGTGGATTTCATTTTATCGAGTGTGTCAGATGGACTTCTGGCAACTTCACCTCTGCTTGTTATTGCACTGTTTGGCGTCATTGCTTGGCGGGTGTCAGGTTTCAAGCTTGCTGGTTTTACGCTTGCATCGTTGATTCTCATTGGTCTGCTTGGTTTCTGGTCTGAAACCATGATAACCCTCGCCATGGTATTTTCATCTGTTGTGTTCTGCACCGTTGTTGGCGTGCCATTTGGTATATGGGCTGGACGCAGTGATCGTGTTAATAACATTCTACGACCCATTTTGGATGCGATGCAGACAACGCCAGCCTTTGTCTATTTGGTACCTATAGTGATGCTTTTTTCTATTGGCAACACTGCGGGTGTTCTTGCAACCATCATTTTTGCCCTGCCACCGTTGGTTAGATTAACCAGTCTCGGTATCAGGCAGGTACACCCAGAGTTAGTCGAGGCTGCGCTCGCCTTTGGGGCAACAAGCTCGCAGGTTTTACTTAAAGTTCAGATACCACTTGCTCTTCCGACCATCATGGCTGGTCTTAATCAGACCATCATGATGTCGCTCTCCATGGTGGTTATCGCCGCAATGATTGGCGCAGGAGGCCTCGGGGCACCTGTCGTTCTGGGCTTAAATACACTTGATATTGGTTTGGCCACGGTTGGCGGTCTTGCGATTGTTTTATTAGCAATCATTCTAGATAGAATCACCCAATCAATGGCAACCCCAAAAAATAAGGACGTAAAATGATACTTAAAAAAGTAATACTGGGCGCAGCTTTAGCTGCAATCACAATGACAGGGTCTGCAGCTCTTGCTGATACTCTCAAGCCAGGAGAAGGCATAACCGTTAAACCAGCTCGAGCGACATGGGACACCGGTTTTTTTCAGGAAGCGCTTGTACGACGAGGCCTTGAGACTCTTGGGTATGATGTGGAAAAGCCCAAAACGCTGGTCAATCCAATCTTTTACAAAACGGTCACTCTCGGTGATATTGATTATTGGACCAATGGTTGGTTTCCAATGCATAACGATCAACTACCGAAAAATTTTGATAAAAAAGCTGAAAAGATTGGTTATGTCATGAAAGCCGGTGGACTGGGTGGCTATTTAGTGTCTAAAAAAGAGGCCGATAAATATAATATTACCTCCCTTGAAGATTTTAAACGCCCTGAGGTGAAGAAAGCCTTTGATACCAATGGTGATGGCAAGGCCGATCTGACTGCCTGCCCTCCAGGCTGGGGATGTGAAAAAATAATCACCCATCATATGGACGTATATGGTCTCAAAGATGCTATCAATCCAGTTAAAGCGGCATATGCAGCAGGAATGGCATCGGCGATGGCGGGTTATAAAAATGGTGGACCAATCTTCTTCTATACCTGGGCACCAAATTGGACCATTTTTAAACTAAAGCCAGGCAAGGACGTTGTGTGGATCAACGTGCCTGAAATCAATCCGACCAAAGCGCAAAGTTCTGCTGTTGAACGAATGACTATAAAGGGACTTGAAGGCGCAGTTTCTGACCCGGTAAAACTTGGTTTTGTTGCTTCTGACATCCAGGTCGTCGCCAACAAAAAATTCACCAAGCAAAATCCAGCAGCTAGGAAATTTTTTGAAGTATTTACCCTGCAGCTTGCCGACGTAAACGAACAGAATACTCGGATGAACGATGGCGAAAAGAGTGAACAGGACATTCAACGCCACGTTGATGCGTGGATTGCCAAAAACCAAGATCAATGGAACGGTTGGCTGACTGAAGCACGTAATGCTGCTAAATAGTCTCAACCAGCAATAGCTTATTGGTAACCCGGAGCACACATACCGTGCTTACGGGTTATTTTTATACAACCCCCCAAGTGTTTAGTAAAACGTATGCCAGCGCTTTCAAAAAAGAGGACTAAGCTGATAGTGATTTAGCCCCTAAAGAGGCAATGATGTTTTTCAAAGTAACAAGCCTAAGTTCTTATCATATTTTTCAAAATACATTTCGAATTCAACATATTATTTAAAATATAATTCATAAAAAAAATGAATGTGCTTATTTAAGTCCAAAGGTACAGGTCTATTATTGGTAATTATTTAAAGATAATGACCCAATCTATGGCAACAAAAAATAAGGAACGAAAATGATAATTAAGAAAGTAATAATGGGTGTCGCTTTAGCTGCAATGACCATGACAGGGTCTGCAGCTCTTGCCGATAATCACCAGCCTGGTGAAGGCGTAACCGTTAAACCTGCGCGGGCCACGTGGGACACGGGATTTTTTCAGGAAGCGCTTGTACGACGAGGTCTTGAAACACTGGGGTATGATGTAGAAAAACCTAAAGATCTGTCGAATCCGATCTTTTACAAAACCGTGACTCTCGGTGATGTTGATTATTGGACCAATGGCTGGTTTCCAAATCATGACAGCCAGATGCCGAAAGGATTTTATGACAAAGGTGAGAAAGTTGGTTTTGTGGTTAAGGCCGGGGGTCTGCAGGGTTATTTGGTGTCTAAGAAAGAGGCCGATAAATATAATATTACCTCCCTTGAAGATTTTAAACGCCCTGAAGTGAAAAAAGCCTTTGATACCAATGGCGATGGCAAGGCCGATCTGACCGCTTGCCCTCCAGGTTGGGGATGTGAAAAAGTCATCAGCCACCATATGGATGTATACGATCTCAAAGATGCTATTAATCCGGTGACCGCTTCATATGCAGCAGGAATGGCGTCAGCGATGGCGGGTTATAAAAATGGTGGACCAATATTTTTCTATACCTGGGCACCAAACTGGACCATTTTCAAACTGAAACCAGGCAAGGACGTTGTGTGGATAAACGTTCCTGAAATTAAGCCATCCGAAGCGCAACGTTCTGGTGTTGAACGAATGACGTTGAGTGACATTGAAGGCGCGGTTTCTGACCCAGTAAAACTAGGTTTTGTTGTTTCTGACATCCAAATAGTCGCCAACAAAAAATTCACCAAGCAGAATCCCGCAGCAAGGAAATTTTTTGAGGTATTTACCTTGCCGCTTGGCGATATCAACGAACAAAACACTCGGATGAACGAAGGCGAAAAGAGTACCCAGGATATTCAAGGCCACGTGGATGAGTGGATTACCAAAAATCAGGATAAATGGAACGGTTGGCTGACTGAAGCACGAAGTGCGGCTAAATAGTCTCAACCTGCAATAACTAATGGTAACCCGGAGTACACATACCATGTTTCCGGGTTTTTTAAAGATAAGACTGGTGTGTATAAAGACAATTTGACATATAACCACTAGGTATCAATGAAGAGGTCATTTACTTTTGTGTTTGAAAACAGAGTATGAATAAACATTTATAGCTAGATTATTACGATCTAGCCTTTGGTAAGCCATCTCGGTATTGGTCACCATCACGCGCTGATTTCGCATCGGCTAATACTTTTAAAATAGCGTTAGGAATATAGTTAAGTAGGTCACTGGCTAACATGCCATATTGGCTTAAGTCCTCTGCAGCAATGTCGCCTGCCAAACCGTGTAAATAGACACCCAAACACGCTGCATTTATTGGGCTAACGCCTTGAGCGCAAAACCCTGAAATCATACCTGTTAACACATCGCCGGTTCCGGCTTTGGCTAGCGCGCTGTTACCTGTTGGGTTGATAAATACTCGCTCGCCATCACTAATCACACTGTGTTTGCCTTTAAGTA
The nucleotide sequence above comes from Shewanella sp. Arc9-LZ. Encoded proteins:
- a CDS encoding DnaJ C-terminal domain-containing protein; protein product: MNFKDYYTVLGIDPKANDKAVKVAYKKLAVQYHPDVSKHPDAEEKFKEIGEAYEVLHNTKKRAEYDELRHHHLNRTQNSYANQGGANGASQNWGQQQSDPQTDQEFSDFFSSIFGSSHGGFEQGGQHRQRQTQPPKGQDIEIEFPMFLEETLVDTLKPVEFTLQQREPSGRIVEQPKSLKVKIPAGVVNGERIRLKGQGGPGPTKADNGDLYLQIRFVPHPMFDVDGRDLSIVVPIAPWEAVLGTKLKLPTLTGHIQLTIPANSQSGQRLRIKGKGLLSKKVHGDLFAVLKIVVPTSPDKTSTQLWTELAEKNKFDPRASWSK
- a CDS encoding chaperone modulator CbpM, which produces MLQINISEQDCWLSSDELCECSDISSALLLELVDHSIAIPLQGEVIETWQFSVENLHQVKKATRIQRDLALDWGGIGLILQLLDERDRLDHEVHMLKQQLSRFKI
- the proV gene encoding glycine betaine/L-proline ABC transporter ATP-binding protein ProV, with the translated sequence MEKIVIKNLYKVFGSEPRKGVKLLEQGKSKEEIYEQTGLTVAVQGASFTVNKGEIFVVMGLSGSGKSTLVRMLNRLIEPTSGEVLVDGQNILKMNKDELVKFRRSKTSMVFQSFALMPHQTVLENAAFGLELDGMDKKQREERALDALKQVGLEGLENAYPKELSGGMQQRVGLARGLAVDPDILLMDEAFSALDPLIKTEMQDELLKLQDRHERTIIFISHDLDEALRIGDRIAIMQGGRVIQVGTPEEILQNPADDYVRAFFRGVDPTGVISAGDIARDSQPTVVWHTKAGSPRATLEMLSIKDREFAYVLDSEHRFLGVVSSDSLRDAIDQGNGTSKLEHAFLAEAKSVQETDSLQDILSLVASHSWPIPVVNSENRYRGVVSKNLFLRTLNRAEKGTYFEQSAS
- a CDS encoding proline/glycine betaine ABC transporter permease, whose protein sequence is MFSFNERVIPLDAWITSLVDWLVEGYRWFFQMIKWPVDFILSSVSDGLLATSPLLVIALFGVIAWRVSGFKLAGFTLASLILIGLLGFWSETMITLAMVFSSVVFCTVVGVPFGIWAGRSDRVNNILRPILDAMQTTPAFVYLVPIVMLFSIGNTAGVLATIIFALPPLVRLTSLGIRQVHPELVEAALAFGATSSQVLLKVQIPLALPTIMAGLNQTIMMSLSMVVIAAMIGAGGLGAPVVLGLNTLDIGLATVGGLAIVLLAIILDRITQSMATPKNKDVK
- the proX gene encoding glycine betaine/L-proline ABC transporter substrate-binding protein ProX, translating into MILKKVILGAALAAITMTGSAALADTLKPGEGITVKPARATWDTGFFQEALVRRGLETLGYDVEKPKTLVNPIFYKTVTLGDIDYWTNGWFPMHNDQLPKNFDKKAEKIGYVMKAGGLGGYLVSKKEADKYNITSLEDFKRPEVKKAFDTNGDGKADLTACPPGWGCEKIITHHMDVYGLKDAINPVKAAYAAGMASAMAGYKNGGPIFFYTWAPNWTIFKLKPGKDVVWINVPEINPTKAQSSAVERMTIKGLEGAVSDPVKLGFVASDIQVVANKKFTKQNPAARKFFEVFTLQLADVNEQNTRMNDGEKSEQDIQRHVDAWIAKNQDQWNGWLTEARNAAK
- the proX gene encoding glycine betaine/L-proline ABC transporter substrate-binding protein ProX; this encodes MIIKKVIMGVALAAMTMTGSAALADNHQPGEGVTVKPARATWDTGFFQEALVRRGLETLGYDVEKPKDLSNPIFYKTVTLGDVDYWTNGWFPNHDSQMPKGFYDKGEKVGFVVKAGGLQGYLVSKKEADKYNITSLEDFKRPEVKKAFDTNGDGKADLTACPPGWGCEKVISHHMDVYDLKDAINPVTASYAAGMASAMAGYKNGGPIFFYTWAPNWTIFKLKPGKDVVWINVPEIKPSEAQRSGVERMTLSDIEGAVSDPVKLGFVVSDIQIVANKKFTKQNPAARKFFEVFTLPLGDINEQNTRMNEGEKSTQDIQGHVDEWITKNQDKWNGWLTEARSAAK